One segment of Prionailurus bengalensis isolate Pbe53 chromosome E3, Fcat_Pben_1.1_paternal_pri, whole genome shotgun sequence DNA contains the following:
- the JPT2 gene encoding jupiter microtubule associated homolog 2 isoform X1, protein MFQGLESEGSRAGSRAMKPPGGEASNLFGSPEEAAPSSRPNRMASNIFGPTEEPQNIPKRTNPPGGKGSGIFDESTPVQTRQRLNPPGGKTSDIFGSPVAATSPSAHPNKPKDHVFLCEGEDPKSAPKATASTSPGEELGQKGGPGDAGRTQQPVPMPTADSHEPRLGPRPRSHNKVLNPPGGKSSISFY, encoded by the exons GGCCATGAAGCCCCCGGGAGGAGAGGCCAGCAATCTCTTTGGAAGTCCAGAAGAAGCTGCTCCTTCAAGCAGGCCCAATAGGATGGCATCTAATATTTTTGGACCAACTGAAGAGCCTCAGAACATACCTAAGAGGACCAATCCCCCAG GGGGGAAAGGAAGCGGTATCTTTGACGAATCCACGCCTGTGCAGACGCGACAACGTCTCAACCCACCCGGTGGGAAGACCAGTGATATCTTTGGGTCCCCAGTTGCTGCTACGTCGCCTTCAGCACACCCAAACAAACCCAAG GACCATGTGTTCTTGTGCGAAGGAGAAGACCCAAAGTCGGCCCCTAAAG CCACAGCCAGCACCTCGCCAGGAGAAGAGCTGGGGCAGAAGGGCGGCCCTGGAGACGCAGGCCGCACCCAGCAGCCTGTGCCCATGCCCACAGCTGACAGCCACGAGCCCAGGTTGGGCCCCCGCCCTCGTTCTCACAACAAAGTCCTGAACCCGCCTGGAGGCAAATCCAGTATCTCCTTCTACTAA
- the JPT2 gene encoding jupiter microtubule associated homolog 2 isoform X2 has protein sequence MKPPGGEASNLFGSPEEAAPSSRPNRMASNIFGPTEEPQNIPKRTNPPGGKGSGIFDESTPVQTRQRLNPPGGKTSDIFGSPVAATSPSAHPNKPKDHVFLCEGEDPKSAPKATASTSPGEELGQKGGPGDAGRTQQPVPMPTADSHEPRLGPRPRSHNKVLNPPGGKSSISFY, from the exons ATGAAGCCCCCGGGAGGAGAGGCCAGCAATCTCTTTGGAAGTCCAGAAGAAGCTGCTCCTTCAAGCAGGCCCAATAGGATGGCATCTAATATTTTTGGACCAACTGAAGAGCCTCAGAACATACCTAAGAGGACCAATCCCCCAG GGGGGAAAGGAAGCGGTATCTTTGACGAATCCACGCCTGTGCAGACGCGACAACGTCTCAACCCACCCGGTGGGAAGACCAGTGATATCTTTGGGTCCCCAGTTGCTGCTACGTCGCCTTCAGCACACCCAAACAAACCCAAG GACCATGTGTTCTTGTGCGAAGGAGAAGACCCAAAGTCGGCCCCTAAAG CCACAGCCAGCACCTCGCCAGGAGAAGAGCTGGGGCAGAAGGGCGGCCCTGGAGACGCAGGCCGCACCCAGCAGCCTGTGCCCATGCCCACAGCTGACAGCCACGAGCCCAGGTTGGGCCCCCGCCCTCGTTCTCACAACAAAGTCCTGAACCCGCCTGGAGGCAAATCCAGTATCTCCTTCTACTAA